ACTGCTCGATCTGCACGTGATTTTCTACGGCTAACTCAATTATGTTGGCGGATGTAATCTGTACCGGCCGGTTCAGAATCATGTATTCCGACATTTTACCTTCGATCCTTTTCTGTTCCTTCAATTGGTTCCAGACGGTTTCGAACTCAAACTGGTTTACTGGTTGTACACTGCCGTTGGCGTAAGTTTCCGGTTCTTCTTCCTCGGCTATTACCGTTGTGGTACTGGTAGTAACCGGACTCTGCACCTTTGCTTTAATATCGCTCAGGCTGGGCATTTTTACAATTTTCTTGGCCGGTGCTACCGGGGCGGCAGGCCGAACAAATGGCTGCTCGGTAAACTGGTCTTCGGGTACTTTAGGGGTTGGCAAAGGTACGGTAGGTACCGGCGGCAATTTATTAATGGCCGTATCGGAAGTAACCGGAGTAGCTTCGGGTTTGGGAACGGCGTTTCCGTTGCTAGGCGCGGATGCCGGTACAACACCATTTCCATTTACGGCAGGAGCAGGTGTTGTTTTTTGCCCATCGGTAGCCGGTGGCGCACTTTGAATTGGCGCTGCAGTACCATTTACCCCGGAATTAGATTCTATGCTAGTTTTTTTTTTGACGTCGCCGTTTTGGGAGAAGTCTTTTGCAAAAGAAACAGCGGAAGGCAAATGCACCAGTTTCATGAGGCATAGCTCTACGTGCAGGCGCTGGTTCTTGCTATTTTTAAAATTTTGGTCGCAAGCCGCCACAATATTCAGCCCCGACAGCAATAAAGATAAAGAAGCTTTCTGGGCTTGTTGCGCGTATTTAGTTTTAATATTTTCCGATACCTCCAGTAACTGTACCGTTACGGCATCTTTGCAAACCAATAAATTCCGGAAATGCTCGCCAATACCCAGCACAAAATTGTGGGCATCGAAACCATTTTTTAAAATTTCGTCGAATAACAGCAAAGTACCCGGCAAGTTACCCGCCAGGAAAAAATCGGTTAATCTAAAATAATAATCGTAATCGAGAATGTGCAGGTTTTCGACGGTAGCCTTGTAGGTAATTTGATTACCCGAAAAAGTTACCATCTGGTCGAAGATAGAAAGCGCATCGCGTAGAGCGCCATCCGCCTTTTGGGCAATTAAATGTAAAGCATCATCTTCCGCCGAAATATCTTCTTTGGCCGCAATAGAACCCAGATGCTTCACCATATCCTCAATCCGGATACGGTTAAAATCAAAAATCTGGCAGCGCGATAAAATAGTAGGAATAATTTTGTGGCGCTCCGTAGTAGCCAGAATAAAAATAGCGTAAGACGGCGGCTCTTCCAGCGTTTTCAAAAAAGCATTAAAAGCCGAGTTGGAGAGCATGTGCACCTCATCGATAATGTATATTTTATACTTACCGGTTTGGGGCGCGTAACGTACCTGTTCCACTAAACTCCGGATATCTTCTACGGAGTTATTAGAAGCCGCATCGAGCTCGTGCACATTAAACGAGGCATTGTTGTTAAAGCTCCGGCACGATTCGCATACATTACAAGCTTCGGTTTGCGGCGTTAAGTTCTGGCAGTTGATGGTTTTCGCCAAAATACGGGCACAGGTAGTTTTACCCACTCCGCGGGGTCCGCAAAACAAAAAGGCCTGCGCCAGGTGATTGCTGGTTATGGCATTTTTAAGCGTAGTAGTAATGTGGTGCTGCCCTACTACACTGTCGAAGGTAGCGGGCCGGTATTTACGAGCCGATACAACAAAGTTTTCCATCCTTAAACAAAGATAAGAAAACCGGATTAAGGTTAAAAGTTAAAAGTTTACACCCTAATTAAGTATCTATAATCCAGATGATTAAATTAAATTTTTAAAATTACCGCTAAATTAACTATTGTTCCCCGATTATAAAAAAACAGCCCTTCTCGCAAGAGAGCCGACTGTTTTTTAAATTTTTTAATTTTTAGAAATCAACCTCAACCTTATCTTTCGGCCTTATTCCGGAATAAAGCAATGAGCATTATTCTGGGCAAATTCGGTAAAAGTTCGGGCTGGCCGACCGGTAATTTGCGCTACGGTGTTGGTTACATTGGCGCCATAACCGGCTTTTAAAGTTTGGTTAAGTTCCAGCATGGCGTTTATCATCCATTCTGGCATATGGTGGCTGCTCATGGCTTGCCGGGCGGCTTCTTCGGGCACATCTACGTAGGTAATGGTTCGCCCACTTACCCGCGATAGTATAGCGGCTACTTCCTCTACCGAAATAGCTTCCGGCCCGGATATGTCTAGAATACGACCATAATAATTGGGTTGAGTTAATACTACTTGAGCTACGGCTGCAATATCGTTGGCATCGATGTAACTTACTTTGCCCGTACCCAGGGGTTGGTAAATTTTACCTTCCTGCAGAATAGAGGCGCCCTCGTAGGTAATAAAATTTTGCATAAAAGAAGTGGGCCGCAGAATAGTAAAAGGGATGCCCGAGTTTTGTAAATACTGCTCGCCCTGGTGGTGCCAACGGCCCATCTGAATACCCGGTTCTGCATCAGCGCCGCTGGCTGATAGTTTTACGATTTGTTTAACCCCAACTTCTTTGGCCATATCAACCAACTGTTTTTCTATTTCTACCTGGTTCTCGACAAAAGGGGTTATCTGAAAAACGCGGGTAACTCCGGTATAAGCTACACGCAGCGTTTCCGGCCGGGCAAAATCTATTTCTACTAAATCAACATTCGGGAAAACCCGGAAACGGTCGCCTTTTATGATAGAGTGCACTCCGGCCCGGACGCGTACATTCTCCGAAGATAAAGCTTCAATTAATTCGGTACCCACGGTGCCCGTAGCGCCGCTAACTAAAATGGTTTCGTGCATAAAATTTTAATTATGGTAATACAGGTAATGCGTACGCGAAAACAACAAATGAGTAGCAAAAGAGTTTGTAGCAGGAAGCAAAATCAGGAATTGCTACGAAAAGAACCGGCCGATTGCCCCGATTAACTTACCCAAATCGGATGGCTGCATTTCTACTTTTTTATTGCCCGAAAGATTTTACCGCCCTCGTTCGTAAAAATTAAATCCTGATTATTTTTAAAAATTACAGCTTCGGCTTGCCCCGATTTTGGAAGAGCTAAACAGTTTCTTTTACCCGCGAAGAATTTACCGGTACTATCGGATTGGTAGAGGTACAAATTGCCGTAACCCAGCAACGCAATGGTTTTGCCATCGGGGCTAATATCGGCGGCAGTAATCCGGGAAGCTATTTTTAAACTATCGACCAGGTTAGCGGTATAAGCGCCCGGTTGTGCGGGTATGCTATACATCTTTACCCAATCCCGGGTACCATAGTTTTTCGAAAACAAGTACAACTTACCTTGAAAGTAAAAGAAAGCCTCACAATTAAAATTTCTTTTGGATTGAGCAGGCGGAAAAGCTTTCTGGTCAGGATAGGAAAAAGAAATCGTATCTACTTGCGTGAAGTTGTCTTCTTTAACGCGGTAGATGCGCAAATTTTTTCGGGTATTGCTGTTATTACCAAAGTCGCCGATGTACAAATTACCCTGGTCATCTTTCGCGACATCTTCCCAATCCAGGTTAGTAGTATGCGGAATGTTATAAGAGTTAAGCAAATGCCCTTTGGAATCTATCTGGTAAATTACCGGCGGATTACCGCTATCGGCGTGCGTCCAGAAGGTGGTACTATCGGGCGCTAACTCTAAACCCGAACTTTCCTTTATTTCCTTTTTATGCATGCGGCCAATTTTCTGCACCCGGTATCTGGGCTCGTTCACCTGAAAACCCGCTTGTTTGCGGTCCATAGAGCAGCCACAGAGTAAAGTTTGAAAATACACGTAAATGGTAAATAGTTTTTCGAGGAGCATCCTGATATTCGGGCAATCAGCTTTCTGGCAGGTACGGAAAAAACAAAAATTTAAAAAAATGGATTTTACGGGCAGTTAACCGATATAGTTCCGGCCCAAAATAGGCGCTAAAGCTTTAAATTACAAAGTAAGGTAAGGCTTCACCTTCTGAAAGGTAGCTTCGTCGATGGTTTTTATTTTACGCAGATCTTCCAGCGAAACAAAAGGGCCGTGCTGCGTACGATAAGCCACAATGTGTCGGGCAAGTTTATATCCTAAGTACGGGTGCTGCTGCAACTGGTCTACGGTAGCGGAATTTATATTTAAGCGAATACCTACAAAAGTGTCGCCCACAAACGTGTATTTTCTTAAACTATCTACCATTTCGGGCGGTAAACCATATACTTCCTGCAGTTGATCTACGCTTTTAAAACCGCCTAATTTATCGCGAAACTTCACAATGCGGGCAGCCAGCTTGGTACCAATGCCGCGCAGCTTTTTTAATTGGGTAGTATCGGCGGTATTTATATCAAAAGGTTGCAGGCGGTTGCGTTCGCGGGAATAAGCAGTGCGGGGTTTGTTGGCGTACGTGGGGTAAGCACTGGCTCTTTCGCGCGCATCGGCGTACGATTGGTTGGGTCGGCTTTCCGGTAAAGTTATGTAGGGCTCTAGTTGCGCATACAGCTCCGGCGGAAACCCGTAGATGCGTTTAATCTGATCTTTGTATTTAAACCCTTGGGCTTTATCGCGGTAGGTAA
The sequence above is a segment of the Adhaeribacter swui genome. Coding sequences within it:
- a CDS encoding SDR family oxidoreductase: MHETILVSGATGTVGTELIEALSSENVRVRAGVHSIIKGDRFRVFPNVDLVEIDFARPETLRVAYTGVTRVFQITPFVENQVEIEKQLVDMAKEVGVKQIVKLSASGADAEPGIQMGRWHHQGEQYLQNSGIPFTILRPTSFMQNFITYEGASILQEGKIYQPLGTGKVSYIDANDIAAVAQVVLTQPNYYGRILDISGPEAISVEEVAAILSRVSGRTITYVDVPEEAARQAMSSHHMPEWMINAMLELNQTLKAGYGANVTNTVAQITGRPARTFTEFAQNNAHCFIPE
- a CDS encoding helix-hairpin-helix domain-containing protein, which produces MKGIERWLRNYFHFNRQETSGFILLIFGLIVIVCLPYFWPNRQPAYDPTLDRQILDSLAAQLKTSPYENRNYAYNRPNRKAAPVKPIPPELLQPFDPNSLTQAQWEKFGLPSYVAKRLLTYRDKAQGFKYKDQIKRIYGFPPELYAQLEPYITLPESRPNQSYADARERASAYPTYANKPRTAYSRERNRLQPFDINTADTTQLKKLRGIGTKLAARIVKFRDKLGGFKSVDQLQEVYGLPPEMVDSLRKYTFVGDTFVGIRLNINSATVDQLQQHPYLGYKLARHIVAYRTQHGPFVSLEDLRKIKTIDEATFQKVKPYLTL
- a CDS encoding DNA polymerase III subunit gamma/tau, producing the protein MENFVVSARKYRPATFDSVVGQHHITTTLKNAITSNHLAQAFLFCGPRGVGKTTCARILAKTINCQNLTPQTEACNVCESCRSFNNNASFNVHELDAASNNSVEDIRSLVEQVRYAPQTGKYKIYIIDEVHMLSNSAFNAFLKTLEEPPSYAIFILATTERHKIIPTILSRCQIFDFNRIRIEDMVKHLGSIAAKEDISAEDDALHLIAQKADGALRDALSIFDQMVTFSGNQITYKATVENLHILDYDYYFRLTDFFLAGNLPGTLLLFDEILKNGFDAHNFVLGIGEHFRNLLVCKDAVTVQLLEVSENIKTKYAQQAQKASLSLLLSGLNIVAACDQNFKNSKNQRLHVELCLMKLVHLPSAVSFAKDFSQNGDVKKKTSIESNSGVNGTAAPIQSAPPATDGQKTTPAPAVNGNGVVPASAPSNGNAVPKPEATPVTSDTAINKLPPVPTVPLPTPKVPEDQFTEQPFVRPAAPVAPAKKIVKMPSLSDIKAKVQSPVTTSTTTVIAEEEEPETYANGSVQPVNQFEFETVWNQLKEQKRIEGKMSEYMILNRPVQITSANIIELAVENHVQIEQFNSFRAEFLAALRNRLRNNRINVKIEVKTQEEGVKLYTSIDKYNYLAERYPILPEIKKRLGLDTSF
- a CDS encoding SdiA-regulated/phytase-like domain-containing protein: MLLEKLFTIYVYFQTLLCGCSMDRKQAGFQVNEPRYRVQKIGRMHKKEIKESSGLELAPDSTTFWTHADSGNPPVIYQIDSKGHLLNSYNIPHTTNLDWEDVAKDDQGNLYIGDFGNNSNTRKNLRIYRVKEDNFTQVDTISFSYPDQKAFPPAQSKRNFNCEAFFYFQGKLYLFSKNYGTRDWVKMYSIPAQPGAYTANLVDSLKIASRITAADISPDGKTIALLGYGNLYLYQSDSTGKFFAGKRNCLALPKSGQAEAVIFKNNQDLIFTNEGGKIFRAIKK